AAGTGGGCTGGCCAGCAGATACACTTGCACCATCGTGCCGGTCGTGAACACCTGCACCACGGTGCCGGTGCTGGTTTCAACTTCCGCCGTCGATTCGCGCACTTCCACCCCCGTAATGCGTTGAATCTCTTGCAGTAGTGGAGCGCTCGAATCCGCGAACAACTGTCGATGAAACTCTTGAACTTGGGCCGCACCATCCGGGCTCCGCGCCAACGCTTTTTCAGCGGGCGACAAGGCGTCGTGCATCGTGACAACCAGCGTATTTTCGCACAGCACCACGGTCACCGATGCGGGTGCACGGCCAGTGCATTGTTGCTGAAACGTAC
This sequence is a window from Planctomycetia bacterium. Protein-coding genes within it:
- a CDS encoding DUF2294 domain-containing protein, giving the protein MMKSTTDPPSPSMAEQVALADSTFQQQCTGRAPASVTVVLCENTLVVTMHDALSPAEKALARSPDGAAQVQEFHRQLFADSSAPLLQEIQRITGVEVRESTAEVETSTGTVVQVFTTGTMVQVYLLASPLSVEAWNGSGPNGP